The genome window TCTGTGATGTTACAGAACCGAACCCTCTTCGACATCAACCGAATGAATGGAAAGAACATCCAGGCAGATAAATCGTCGGGTACCACCCGACAATTTAGTGCTTGACATTACGTGGGAAGTCCAAAGATCCTCCGGACCCGTTGGTGTGGTTCGTGTGGTTCGTGGTTTGAAAACCGTCTGCTCACTGCGTGTTCAGGATCAGCGGCAGGCCCGACTTGCCGGCGCCGATGACCACCACCTTGCTGTTCTGGGAGGCGGCGAGCTTCTCGGTGGCCTCGATGCCCTTCCACTGGAGGAGCTGCTCGCTGATCCCCTGGGTCACGATCTTCTGGAAGTCGGCGATCCCCTGGGCCTCGATCCGCTTGCGGTCGGCCTCCTGCTTTTCCTTCGTGAGGACGAACTGCATGCGCTGGCTCTCCTGCTCGGCCCGGAGCTTCTCCTCGATGGCCTGGGTCAGCCCCTGGGGCAGGACCACCCGCCGCAGCGGCGTGCTTTCCACCGCGATCCCCCGCGGCTCCACCAGGCGCTTGAGCTCCTTCGTGATGACCAGGGCCAGGGTCTCCCGCTCGGAGGTGTAGAGGGCTTTCGCGTCCACCGAGGCGGTGACGCCCCGGGCCACCGAGCGGAACTGGGGGGCGATGATGACGTCCGCGTAGTTCTCGCCCACTGTCCGGTAGACCAGGGGGGCCTTGAGCGGGTCGAGGTGGTAGAGCAGGCTGATCTCCAGCTGGACGGTGAGGCCCTCCTTGGAGGGAACGTCCATGGTCTCCTTGA of Acidobacteriota bacterium contains these proteins:
- a CDS encoding prohibitin family protein; this translates as MLFIVSILVAAFAFWLWLGRLRRSSRGVEGVEARGAGFALPVAVLALLVAFSQALAVIPAGHVGVVDFFGVVSDRPLHAGISLVNPLARVVKFSVKTSEIKETMDVPSKEGLTVQLEISLLYHLDPLKAPLVYRTVGENYADVIIAPQFRSVARGVTASVDAKALYTSERETLALVITKELKRLVEPRGIAVESTPLRRVVLPQGLTQAIEEKLRAEQESQRMQFVLTKEKQEADRKRIEAQGIADFQKIVTQGISEQLLQWKGIEATEKLAASQNSKVVVIGAGKSGLPLILNTQ